The Caldisalinibacter kiritimatiensis DNA window TGGAATATTAGATAAGATTACATTAAAAGAAACTATAAACAAGTTAGAACCTAGAGATAGACAAATAATAATATTAAGATATTTTAAAGATAAAACACAGACAGAAGTGGCTAAAATGCTGGGAATATCACAGGTTCAAGTATCACGGATAGAAAAAAAGGTTCTTAATAATATGAAAAAGATGTTATCTAAGGCATAATATAGTATGCCTTATTTTTTTTTGTATTAAAAAATCATAGAAGCAAATAATATTAACATAACAACTAATGGAGTTGATTTACTATGATGAAAAAAATATTTAAAGTAACTATATATGTTATTTTAATTATAGCTACTATTGCAATAGGTGTAGTTATTTATTCTAGTAACAAATCAACTAAAGAAAAGCCTAAAAGAGCTAAACTAGTAAAAGTGGCTTATCAGCATGAGATAATGAGGTGATAAAAATATCAAAAGAACAGCTTTATATACAAGTAGAACCTAAAATTGATACTAAGTCTGGTAAAATACTAAAAATAAGAGATTTAGCTTCAGTAATTTGTCAGGATAAAAGTATTAAAGAATCTGTACTTAATATAGAAATAATTTATGTACCTGAAAATGTGAAAAGTAAAGTTGTGTTTATATTAGATATAATAGAAAAGATACAAGAAAAACATGATAATGTTAAGATAAATGTTTTTGGAAATCCAGAGATACTTATAAACATAGAAGATGATAAGAAATCCTATAATATATTTCAATATTTAAAAATCCTACTTATTTGTATAATCTTATCAGTTGGAGCTGCATTAGCAATTATATATTTTCACAGAGATGTTAATATGGAAGAAGTACATAAAGCTATATATTATTTAATAGTAGGTAAAACTAATGAAAGACCATTAATTCTACAAATTCCATATTCTATAGGCCTTGGCATAGGTATGGCTACTTTTTTTAACCATATATCTAAAAAGAAATGGAAAAAAGAACCTAGTCCTTTAGATATAGAAATGTATATGTATAACAAAAACATTAATGAATATGTACTAGATAAAACAAAGCATATAAAACAACGCAAATAAGTGGTGATATAAGTGTTAAAGTCTATAGTTTTAATTATTATTGGGATTTCAGGAGGAATAGTTGTAGGCAATGCATTAGCATCGTTTATAACTCTTCTTGATATCATACCTAGGCTTGCTCAGTTGACTAATTCTCAAAAGTCAATTTCTTTATATACAAAGGTAATGATTATATCAGTAGTTTTAATAGCGTTAATGACTTTTCTAAACTTTAGTATAAAGTTAAATACATTTTTTTTAATTCCTATTGGTTTAACAATGGGGGCTTATATAGGCTTATTAGCAGCAGCATTAGCTGAGGTTGTAAACGTTATACCGGTTTTAGTAAATAGATTAAATATTCAAGATTATGTATATTATGTACTCATTGCTCTATCTGTTGGTAAAGTAGTTGGTTCATTATTACAATGGTTAATATTATTTAATGTAAATTAAATCAAGTAATAAAATAAAAAATTAGGAGTGATTAAATTGAATAATATAAACAAAAAAGATTATGAAAAATACGTAAATAAAAAAGTTCCTAAACCTAATTATATTAAAAATTGTATATGGGCCTTTCTAGTAGGTGGGCTTATTTGTACTTTTGGTCAATTAATTACAAATACAGTTAAAAATTATGGTTTAGATGAGAAAAGTGTATCAGCTGCTACTGCAATTATTTTAGTAACGTTAGGGGCATTTTTTACTGGTATAGGTGTATATGATAAGTTAGGAAAGAGGGCAGGAGCAGGTTCTATAGTACCGATAACTGGTTTTGCAAATTCAATTGTATCTCCAGCTATGGAGTATAAAAGAGAGGGCTTTGTGTTTGGAGTAGCTGCTAAAATGTTTTCAATAGCAGGGCCAGTTTTAGTATATGGTTATGGTTCATCGATACTTGTAGGTATTATATATCTATTACTAAAGAAATAAGGGGGTATAAACTTGGCTAAGAAAAAATTAGGCAAACAAACAGTAGTCTTTGATAATCCCCCTTCAATTATTTCTACAGCTTCTATTGTAGGACCTAAAGAAGGGCAAGGACCATTGAAGGATTATTTTGATATGGTTTTAGATGATGATTTATGGGGACAAGGAACGTGGGAAAAGTGTGAAAGTAAAATGCAACAAGAGGCAGTTAAGATGGCAATTAGAAATGGAGATTTGAAAGAATCCGATATTGAATATTTATTTGCTGGTGATTTGCTGAATCAGATTATTTCA harbors:
- a CDS encoding stage V sporulation protein AB gives rise to the protein MLKSIVLIIIGISGGIVVGNALASFITLLDIIPRLAQLTNSQKSISLYTKVMIISVVLIALMTFLNFSIKLNTFFLIPIGLTMGAYIGLLAAALAEVVNVIPVLVNRLNIQDYVYYVLIALSVGKVVGSLLQWLILFNVN
- a CDS encoding stage V sporulation protein AA; protein product: MIKISKEQLYIQVEPKIDTKSGKILKIRDLASVICQDKSIKESVLNIEIIYVPENVKSKVVFILDIIEKIQEKHDNVKINVFGNPEILINIEDDKKSYNIFQYLKILLICIILSVGAALAIIYFHRDVNMEEVHKAIYYLIVGKTNERPLILQIPYSIGLGIGMATFFNHISKKKWKKEPSPLDIEMYMYNKNINEYVLDKTKHIKQRK
- the spoVAC gene encoding stage V sporulation protein AC, translating into MIKLNNINKKDYEKYVNKKVPKPNYIKNCIWAFLVGGLICTFGQLITNTVKNYGLDEKSVSAATAIILVTLGAFFTGIGVYDKLGKRAGAGSIVPITGFANSIVSPAMEYKREGFVFGVAAKMFSIAGPVLVYGYGSSILVGIIYLLLKK